The following proteins are encoded in a genomic region of Drosophila miranda strain MSH22 chromosome 4, D.miranda_PacBio2.1, whole genome shotgun sequence:
- the LOC108163043 gene encoding splicing factor 45 gives MDLYDDIDKARASQIDGWSSGIKMLQTQLAVKKAQLPKPKEPIKKPLMTPLVNLRSKRPAESETPPFSNISVAKPVISGTALPPPVLECIKKDDWDFVDEYDPQWPNEYEKLKEKTKNSEKSRNSGVGGAGGCGREDRDRDRDRDRKRGRSGRRENHRDDASRSPPSMKFSGFGQRQSDEDKYSPPPPGSVAKQGGGAAIAPPPSLQEISIDNGDGSSNVTIPYSASSVAAKIMAKYGFKDGQGLGKSEQGMSMALQVEKTSKRGGRIIHEKDVFVTPPSTSPPSASSPGHLAMPPPQLPMAVTTPAATEPVPSITEIMKDPSKVVLLRNMVGPGDVDEELEPEVKDECNTKYGEVNSVIIHEAFGTSPEDAVKIFVEFKRIESAIKAVVDLNGRFFGGRQVRAGFYNFDKFKSFQLN, from the exons atgGATCTCTACGACGATATAGACAAAGCTCGAGCTAGTCAAATAGATGGATGGTCATCGGGCATCAAAATGCTGCAAACCCAGCTCGCAGTTAAAAAGGCGCAGCTTCCCAAACCAAAGGAACCGATTAAGAAACCG CTAATGACACCGCTGGTAAATCTCCGCTCCAAGCGCCCTGCGGAATCGGAAACTCCCCCCTTTTCGAACATTTCGGTGGCCAAACCCGTAATTTCCGGCACCGCTTTGCCACCTCCGGTACTTGAATGCATAAAGAAAGATGATTGGGATTTTGTGGATGAGTACGATCCGCAGTGGCCCAACGAGTATGAGAAACTAAAAGAAAAAACGAAGAACAGTGAAAAGTCACGAAACAGTGGTGTTGGCGGCGCTGGAGGATGCGGCCGCGAAGACCGCGATCGCGATAGGGATAGAGATCGAAAACGTGGTCGCAGTGGACGCCGAGAAAACCACAGAGATGACGCCTCACGTTCACCGCCGTCAATGAAGTTCAGCGGATTTGGTCAGAGGCAAAGCGATGAGGACAAATACAGTCCCCCACCCCCGGGATCTGTAGCAAAACAAGGAGGGGGCGCCGCAATCGCTCCACCGCCGTCACTGCAAGAGATATCCATCGACAATGGAGATGGTTCCTCCAACGTAACAATACCCTACTCAGCAAGCTCGGTGGCTGCCAAGATAATGGCGAAATATGGTTTTAAAGATGGACAGGGACTGGGAAAATCAGAGCAGGGAATGTCCATGGCCTTGCAAGTGGAGAAGACCTCGAAGCGTGGTGGACGCATCATTCACGAAAAGGATGTGTTCGTGACGCCACCATCCACGTCGCCTCCCTCAGCGTCAAGCCCGGGCCATTTGGCTATGCCACCACCGCAGCTTCCAATGGCAGTGACTACACCTGCTGCCACTGAGCCTGTGCCCAGCATTACAGAAATAATGAAAGATCCTAGTAAAGTGGTTTTGCTGCGAAACATGGTTGGTCCTGGCGATGTAGATGAGGAGCTGGAGCCAGAAGTGAAGGACGAGTGTAACACCAAGTATGGGGAAGTGAATAGTGTCATCATTCATGAAGCGTTCGGAACTTCGCCAGAAGATGCCGTCAAAATCTTTGTGGAGTTTAAGCGCATTGAAAGTGCCATTAAAG CTGTTGTAGATCTTAATGGGCGTTTCTTCGGAGGACGACAAGTGCGTGCTGGATTTTACAATTTTGACAAATTTAAAAGTTTTCAATTAAATTAG
- the LOC108162458 gene encoding protein-associating with the carboxyl-terminal domain of ezrin — MGNEGSKLKGLIIDKNAVEVNDFWALYNAESPTTSNEEGGGAQLLSIFQGEILVKGQLWSPVGPMERAIKNLMIYRHPYILKYVTTWEQSGQKHLATERVRPLNDVLAKQSDIQVCLGLRTILRSLIFLIEKALARHLNICTHSVYVTDSGSWRLAGFEYVWKAKEVNKQLLDLASTFMDPKNLGEDFEQFAFASLCESVLEKCRPAAGDAGTPHVPEFREYCSTHLKHKNTELRPKLSAVLLHPYFNHEFVLIHSFLFELPLKSIQERQQFFSTLIERLRCFDEQMVASQLASDLLSRMVLLDPTAQLCVQPYVLRTKATDGAGATVSLFSPQTYVQYLLPHILKMFRLRDAQIRLILLDYFMEYVRLLDDEQLQSEILPHLQLGMSDTNDVLVAKTLRSMADLVPILGANKVLGGDRRRCFSDGRPHAAVSTDSQHLLTEPRSITPLMNGNSIDAEDDEFMVSGSPLPTENNVAPLSLRLSPDGGEDEKDLTNLIEKPQETDRSSHPENNSNSFTAAHDNTLINADEEEVWSDWDTTDELQRLHVKQAGLEEQLPTGELALNILETNSSASTQATQTSSSDSYRTACSNLSISTTKLAAQPSRTLIDDLNALDIQVQLATPPGRSELTEFDFFKDMEPVIECKATSSSAPTEVIHVDASRFAAATVTPNGDDLGDEANQGWGHDDQDEDDVVWGTN, encoded by the exons ATGGGCAATGAAGGAAGCAAGTTAAAAGGCTTAATTATTGACAAAAATGCGGTAGAGGTCAACGACTTCTGGGCCCTATATAATGCAGAATCCCCAACGACGTCCAACGAAGAGGGCGGCGGCGCTCAACTTCTGTCCATATTTCAAGGTGAAATTCTAGTGAAGGGGCAACTATGGAGTCCAGTGGGCCCTATGGAGAGAGCCATAAAG AACCTCATGATCTATCGACATCCGTACATATTAAAATATGTGACCACATGGGAACAGTCGGGACAAAAGCATCTTGCCACGGAGAGAGTCAGGCCACTTAACGACGTGCTAGCTAAACAGAGCGACATACAAGTGTGCCTGGGTCTACGAACTATACTGCGCAGCCTAATATTTTTGATTGAAAAGGCACTGGCAAGACATTTGAATATATGCACACATTCCGTTTATGTGACAGACAGTGGGAGCTGGCGTCTGGCTGGCTTCGAGTACGTTTGGAAAGCTAAAGAGGTTAACAAACAATTGCTCGATCTTGCAAGTACTTTTATGGATCCAAAAAACCTCGGGGAAGATTTTGAGCAGTTCGCTTTTGCTTCCCTATGCGAGAGTGTCCTGGAAAAATGTAGACCTGCTGCCGGCGACGCTGGTACTCCGCATGTGCCCGAGTTTCGCGAGTATTGCAGCACCCACTTAAAACACAAAAACACGGAGCTAAGACCCAAGCTTTCAGCCGTCTTACTGCATCCGTACTTCAATCATGAGTTTGTACTAATACATTCCTTTCTCTTTGAGTTGCCGTTGAAGTCGATCCAAGAGCGCCAGCAATTTTTTAGCACATTAATTGAACGTTTGCGTTGCTTTGATGAGCAAATGGTGGCCTCTCAGCTTGCCAGCGATTTGCTCTCCAGGATGGTTCTACTCGATCCCACCGCCCAACTGTGTGTGCAACCGTACGTGCTGCGGACAAAGGCCACAGACGGTGCAGGCGCAACTGTATCTCTGTTTTCTCCACAGACTTACGTACAGTATCTTCTTCCACATATACTCAAGATGTTCCGCCTCCGAGATGCACAAATCCGTTTGATACTATTGGACTATTTTATGGAGTACGTTCGTCTCTTGGACGATGAGCAGCTACAGAGTGAGATTCTCCCGCATTTGCAGCTCGGAATGAGCGACACCAATGACGTGCTAGTGGCCAAAACATTAAGATCcatggctgatttggtgccTATTTTAGGGGCAAATAAAGTTCTAGGTGGAGACCGTCGCCGCTGTTTTTCCGATGGTCGCCCGCATGCAGCTGTATCCACAGATAGCCAGCATCTGTTGACAGAGCCGCGTTCCATAACTCCTTTAATGAATGGCAATTCCATAGATGCAGAAGACGACGAATTCATGGTTTCCGGCAGCCCCCTGCCAACGGAAAACAATGTAGCTCCTCTGTCGTTGCGACTTAGTCCTGATGGCGGAGAAGACGAGAAAGATCTGACGAATTTAATTGAGAAACCTCAGGAGACGGACCGCAGCAGCCACCCTGAAAACAATTCCAATAGTTTCACCGCTGCCCACGACAACACACTGATCAATGCGGATGAGGAGGAGGTCTGGTCCGACTGGGACACTACAGATGAGCTGCAGCGCCTGCATGTTAAGCAAGCCGGATTGGAGGAACAGTTGCCCACTGGCGAGTTGGCTTTGAATATTTTGGAGACCAACAGTAGTGCCTCTACGCAGGCGACGCAAACCTCTTCGAGCGACTCCTACCGTACCGCCTGCTCCAACCTATCAATATCAACCACCAAGCTAGCGGCGCAACCGAGTCGCACGCTCATCGATGATCTGAACGCCCTCGATATACAAGTGCAGTTGGCTACGCCGCCGGGTAGATCAGAGTTGACAGAGTTTGATTTTTTCAAGGACATGGAGCCGGTCATAGAATGCAAAGCAACTAGTAGCAGTGCCCCGACAGAGGTGATTCATGTGGACGCCAGTCGCTTTGCGGCAGCCACAGTGACCCCCAATGGTGACGATCTGGGCGATGAGGCGAATCAGGGTTGGGGTCACGACGATCAGGATGAAGATGATGTTGTATGGGGCACGAACTAG
- the LOC108162457 gene encoding CCR4-NOT transcription complex subunit 3 has product MAATRKLQGEIDRCLKKVAEGVETFEDIWKKVHNATNTNQKQKHLQEKYEADLKKEIKKLQRLRDQIKSWIASAEIKDKSALLENRRLIETQMERFKVVERETKTKAYSKEGLGAAQKMDPAQRIKDDARNWLTSSISSLQIQIDQYESEIESLLAGKKKRLDRDKQERMDDLRAKLDRHKFHITKLETLLRLLDNDGVEADQVNKIKDDVEYYIDSSQEPDFEENEFIYDDIIGLDEVELSGTATTDSNNSNETSGSPSSVTSGGSPSQSPVTVQQVLPPSVQAAANTGSSAASAALFQQQQAAAQSNGSNVGYASDTSAASSSATTSTDPAGSAATLSGGGGGGSGDKRNKSSESNTISKSKPQPQQIIKPTPVRATVKVAPGSETQVKIVSSTPSKNQQLPTAAAVVAASNSAPSSSSGNGSGNGSGSGSSSASAGTGAAAPTASGHNPAVQPHAPTPGLTAASIAAAAAAAAVSSSATPAIASISNVQGQSVIQATPTIAFAAVAKHNTSLLENGPVLQQQPTATTVAAIVGAGAQTQQPQHQQQQPAQLSNLQTNSSHLQNGLPVSVSSSDSNSNVVDAISLKTMAQEAINRSASDANSLSQQPQTQQQQSNIDTRQQQSQQSLLQQHFSTENTANQPQQVASQQQQNAAAAAAAAAAAAAAAAAAAMGTIAAAAHAAAASNGSTAGSGLMNLANAAGQPTSGSVKTHTSQQQMATTEAHIPTLLGVTPLGPTPLQKEHQVQFQMMEAAYYHLPQPMDTEKLQTYFHRAPVPTPAHYPQAQLPIYDTVEFYQRLSTETLFFVFYYMEGSKAQYLAAKALKKQSWRFHTKYMMWFQRHEEPKIINDDYEQGTYIYFDYEKWSQRKKEGFTFEYKYLEDKELN; this is encoded by the exons ATGGCTGCGACGAGGAAACTGCAAG GCGAAATTGATCGATGCTTAAAAAAAGTAGCCGAGGGCGTCGAAACGTTTGAAGATATTTGGAAGAAAGTACACAATGCTACGAACACTAACCAGAAG CAAAAACATCTGCAGGAGAAATATGAGGCAGATCTCAAAAAGGAAATCAAGAAGCTTCAGCGATTACGAGATCAAATCAAATCCTGGATTGCCTCGGCCGAGATCAAGGATAAGAGCGCTCTGCTTGAAAATCGAAGGCTCATTGAAACg CAAATGGAACGCTTCAAGGTGGTCGAGCGCGAGACAAAAACAAAGGCTTATTCCAAGGAAGGCTTGGGCGCCGCACAAAAAATGGATCCAGCCCAGCGGATCAAAGACGATGCGCGAAATTGGTTAACCAGCTCAATTAGCTCACTGCAAATACAAATTGATCAATACGAAAGCGAAATTGAGTCTCTGCTGGCGGGTAAAAAGAAACGATTAGACCGGGATAAGCAGGAGCGCATGGACGACCTGCGGGCCAAGTTGGACAGGCATAAATTTCACATAACAAAGCTGGAAACTCTGCTTCGGTTGCTCGACAACGACGGCGTCGAAGCGGATCAAGTGAACAAGATCAAAGACGATGTCGAATATTACATTGATTCGTCGCAAGAGCCTGACTTCGAGGAGAATGAGTTCATCTACGACGACATCATTGGCCTGGACGAGGTGGAGCTCAGCGGGACGGCGACAACGGACAGCAACAATAGCAACGAAACCAGCGGGTCCCCTAGCAGTGTTACCTCCGGAGGCAGTCCATCCCAATCGCCCGTCACAGTACAACAAGTGCTGCCGCCATCCGTGCAGGCGGCAGCGAATACTGGTAGCAGCGCGGCCAGCGCTGCCTTgttccagcagcaacaggcaGCGGCCCAGTCGAATGGCAGCAATGTGGGATATGCGAGCGATACCAGCGCGGCCTCATCTTCGGCGACAACGTCGACGGATCCGGCGGGCAGCGCGGCCACCTTAAGCGGGGGcggaggcggcggcagcggcgatAAACGCAACAAAAGCAGCGAAAGCAATACCATCAGCAAATCGAAA CCACAACCTCAGCAGATCATCAAGCCCACGCCCGTTCGTGCGACGGTCAAGGTGGCTCCGGGTAGTGAAA CTCAAGTCAAGATTGTCAGCTCAACGCCCAGTAAAAACCAGCAGCTGCCCACGGCTGCAGCGGTGGTAGCTGCCTCCAACTCAGCCCCGAGCAGCAGTAGTGGCAACGGTAGCGGCaacggcagtggcagtggaagCTCTAGTGCGAGCGCAGGCACGGGGGCGGCCGCACCAACAGCCAGTGGTCACAATCCTGCCGTACAGCCGCATGCCCCAACGCCTGGCCTAACTGCCGCCAGCAtcgctgctgcagctgccgcAGCAGCCGTCTCAAGTTCTGCTACACCAGCGATTGCAAGTATCAGCAACGTTCAAGGCCAATCTGTGATTCAAGCAACACCAACAATTGCATTTGCGGCGGTGGCAAAACACAACACAT CACTCCTGGAAAACGGTCCTGTATTGCAACAGCAGCCCACAGCCACAACGGTAGCCGCCATTGTGGGAGCCGGCGCACAGACCCAACAGCCacaacaccagcagcaacagccggCACAATTATCCAATCTTCAAACAAATTCCTCACACTTACAAAATG GTCTACCTGTCTCGGTCAGTAGTAGTGACAGCAATAGCAATGTCGTTGATGCAATTTCATTGAAAACCATGGCCCAGGAAGCCATCAATCGATCCGCGAGCGATGCCAATTCGCTAAGCCAGCAGCCgcagacgcagcagcagcaaagcaaCATTGACACgaggcagcagcagtcgcAGCAATCACTCCTACAACAGCATTTTAGTACGGAAAATACTGCCAACCAGCCGCAGCAAGTGGCGtcccaacagcagcaaaatgcagctgcagccgcagccgcagctgctgctgcggcagcggcagcggcagcggctgcAATGGGAACAATTGCGGCTGCAGCACATGCCGCGGCAGCCAGCAATGGATCCACAGCTGGCAGTGGGCTCATGAATCTGGCAAATGCTGCGGGTCAGCCAACCAGCGGTAGTGTCAAGACGCATACTTCCCAACAGCAAATGGCCACAACGGAAGCCCACATTCCGACACTGCTGGGAGTAACGCCGTTGGGGCCAACGCCACTTCAGAAAGAACATCAGGTGCAGTTTCAAATGATGGAGGCCGCCTACTATCACCTGCCACAGCCCATGGATACGGAGAAGCTCCAAACGTATTTCCATCGCGCCCCAGTCCCCACGCCAGCGCACTATCCCCAG GCACAGCTGCCAATATACGATACTGTTGAATTTTATCAACGACTCTCAACGGAGACGCTTTTCTTTGTATTCTACTACATGGAAGGCTCCAAAGCCCAATATCTGGCCGCAAAGGCACTGAAAAAGCAAAGCTGGCGATTCCACACCAAGTACATGATGTGGTTTCAACGGCACGAGGAGCCCAAGATTATCAACGATGATTACGAACAG GGTACGTACATCTATTTTGACTATGAAAAGTGGAGTCAGCGAAAGAAGGAGGGATTCACCTTTGAATACAAGTACTTAGAAGACAAGGAGCTCAATTGA
- the LOC108162460 gene encoding transmembrane protein 53 yields the protein MSSPSTHPYGLSADDMATQYGATATRRVGGLEREDALEYFIKFPKPSAENDFVLANDNDNEDNNVPIVMLLGWAGCQDRYLMKYSKIYEDRGLITVRYTAPVDTLFWKRSEMIPIGEKILKLIQDMNFDAHPLIFHIFSNGGAYLYQHINLAVIKHKSPLQVRGVIFDSAPGERRMLGLYRAITAIYGKEKRCNCISALVITIGLSFLWFLEETFAAFKSLFVKSSPVHASPFCDLKNEANKYPQLFLYSKGDVVIPYKDVEKFIRLRRDQGIDVTSACFEDAEHVKIYTKYPDQYVQCVCNFVRKCMALPAFNVTVAHPGCGSNELQEKQQQTNLKYD from the exons ATGTCGTCTCCATCAACACATCCGTATGGCCTCTCAGCGGATGATATGGCCACTCAGTACGGAGCAACGGCGACTAGAAGAGTCGGAGGTCTAGAGCGAGAAGATGCCTTGGAATATTTCATCAAGTTTCCCAAGCCCTCTGCAGAGAACGATTTTGTTTTGGCCAATGACAATGACAACGAGGATAACAATGTTCCCATTGTAATGCTGCTGGGCTGGGCGGGATGCCAGGACCGCTATTTAATGAAGTATTCCAAGATATACGAGGACAGAGG CCTTATTACAGTTCGATATACGGCACCGGTGGACACATTGTTCTGGAAGCGTTCCGAGATGATTCCTATTGGCGAAAAGATCCTCAAGCTAATTCAAGACATGAACTTTGATGCTCACCCTCTGATTTTTCACATCTTCTCTAATGGCGGTGCCTATTTGTATCAGCACATTAATTTGGCTGTCATCAAGCACAAGTCTCCGCTGCAGGTGCGCGGCGTCATCTTCGACTCTGCACCTGGCGAGCGCCGTATGTTGGGGTTGTATCGCGCTATTACGGCCATTTACGGGAAGGAAAAGCGCTGCAATTGCATTTCAGCGCTGGTAATAACAATCGGCCTGAGTTTCCTGTGGTTTCTGGAG GAAACGTTTGCGGCCTTTAAAAGCTTGTTTGTGAAATCGTCACCGGTCCACGCCAGTCCATTTTGTGATCTAAAAAATGAAGCAAACAAATATCCCCAGCTATTTTTGTACTCCAAGGGCGATGTGGTTATCCCTTATAAAGATGTAGAGAAGTTCATTCGGCTGCGTCGCGATCAAGGAATTGATGTTACGTCGGCTTGCTTCGAGGATGCTGAGCACGTTAAGATCTATACCAAATATCCCGATCAGTATGTCCAATGTGTCTGCAATTTTGTTAGGAAATGCATGGCACTACCTGCTTTTAATGTTACCGTTGCTCACCCGGGATGTGGGTCCAACGAGCTCCAAGAGAAGCAACAGCAGACAAATCTGAAGTACGATTAG